Proteins encoded by one window of Porphyromonas vaginalis:
- the ribB gene encoding 3,4-dihydroxy-2-butanone-4-phosphate synthase, translating to MGQTKTISPAVEARIQAAVQALRDGRGILLVDDENRENEGDIIFSTERLTPQNIALMIRECSGIICLCLKPKKCQELNLPQMVQHNTCVNNTAFTISIEAKEGVTTGVSAHDRYVTITTAARANAKPEDLVHPGHVFPLQAKEGGVLERRGHTEGSIDIVSIAGLGDTAVLCELTNEDGTMARMPEIQKFGAAHNMPVLTIEDIVTYRQQS from the coding sequence ATGGGACAGACCAAAACAATTTCCCCAGCCGTAGAGGCTCGCATCCAAGCTGCCGTCCAAGCCCTCAGAGATGGGCGCGGCATTCTACTCGTAGATGATGAAAACCGTGAGAACGAGGGCGACATCATCTTCTCCACAGAGAGACTTACTCCACAAAACATCGCACTGATGATCCGTGAGTGCAGTGGCATCATTTGCCTTTGCCTCAAGCCGAAGAAGTGCCAGGAGCTCAACCTCCCTCAGATGGTACAGCACAACACTTGTGTCAACAACACCGCCTTCACGATCTCGATAGAGGCCAAGGAAGGGGTCACGACAGGTGTCTCAGCACATGATCGCTACGTGACCATCACGACGGCTGCACGAGCTAACGCCAAGCCTGAGGACTTAGTGCACCCAGGACACGTCTTCCCGCTACAAGCCAAAGAGGGTGGCGTGCTAGAGCGTCGAGGACACACAGAGGGCAGTATAGATATAGTCTCCATTGCGGGGCTAGGTGATACGGCCGTCCTCTGCGAGCTAACCAACGAGGATGGGACGATGGCACGTATGCCAGAGATCCAGAAGTTTGGTGCAGCGCACAATATGCCTGTCCTCACGATTGAGGATATCGTCACCTATCGTCAGCAAAGCTAA
- a CDS encoding helix-turn-helix domain-containing protein — MEKLNRIKEVLDSRGTTQTWLANQLGCHFSTVNAYCSQRLQPSLNTLAEIGKILNVDLKDLITDKEERETNN, encoded by the coding sequence ATGGAAAAGCTGAATCGTATAAAAGAAGTGCTTGATAGTCGGGGCACAACTCAAACTTGGTTAGCCAATCAGTTGGGCTGTCATTTTAGTACTGTAAATGCCTATTGTAGTCAAAGGCTACAGCCGAGTTTGAATACACTCGCTGAAATAGGTAAGATACTGAATGTCGATTTGAAAGACCTGATTACTGACAAAGAAGAACGAGAGACGAACAATTAA
- a CDS encoding Eco57I restriction-modification methylase domain-containing protein, which yields MNYSKEDFRALFQAKFDYNKWFAMLRDFFKADELRTTAEPISDPADCDKGCYIGAINTSDSYRIGLFYYEIGHSNVARKKVGLRNLVRTFINSKWGQFDAALAVFSDGKHWRLSLISDIKGEATAVKRYTFVFGEKDNLYRTAIERFALIRSEGPSFEVLKKAFSVEALTEEFFGLYKEHYERFCDFIYQNADDRRYFGPEFAQWNSNEDSQKYIRDYVKNLMGRIVFLQFLQKKGWMGVPTDRNDWAGGDPYFMQHLYDYATEAQKEDFLDQVLEPLFFNCLNVLRPNDVFDTNVNGIGTVKVPYLNGELFEQKEEDKAQSKFPKKYFHDLLNLFLQYNFTIDENDPNDAEIGVDPEMLGKIFENLLEDNKDKGAFYTPKEIVRYMCKESLISYLCSNNGVEHADSIKTLVNNHQLTDKLQEDVQTCECLNKHLRNVKVCDPAIGSGAFPMGLMNEIFACRSVLHENIEETDEETSGQIKREIIQNNIYGVDIEQGAVDIARLRFWLALVVDSVKPEPLPNLDYKIMQGNSLVESYKGLDLSNLLHNNSLFVAPKAEELGKYMKRYFRATDNEEKRQLRENIDFAVKQCIDAAGIKDTVELPNTDFFLWHTYFHDVFKEGGFDIVIGNPPYLRIQGIRKSDSAFADLLGQTFTSATGSFDLYVCFAEQALNMIQQKGVVNFIMPVKWTNAAFGKGLRKVVASRKAMSRIINFSEYQVFNASTYTGLQWFIPESEHLDYNELKSDLKTNDELNTYLQGLNDFGQIDASSLTSDAWVLTQGAITAVLQKLNEQPRRVSDVFSKIFQGLATSKDPVYFLNHCREENDIVYGWSAELDKEVAVEKGIVRPLLKGDDVHRYDDIKTERVVIFPYERKPDSKVVLMKEDYLSQDFPKAYSYLKECEDVLKAREHGRFDIKGEWFQFGRKQGMDAADNEKLVAPDISMGGNFAYDVNGQFYQTTTIYGYLRKEGVKDSYKFLLALLNSTLCWRFLVNTGTVLANGYFRYKPDYIKPFPIPAYEAVQNIESRITTLVDNILYSKRLDPSADTTADEQEIDRLVYHLYGLTYDEVKIVDPETPITEEEYTKEA from the coding sequence ATGAACTATTCAAAAGAAGATTTCAGAGCTTTATTTCAGGCAAAGTTCGACTATAACAAGTGGTTTGCTATGCTGAGGGATTTCTTCAAGGCTGACGAACTGCGTACTACGGCAGAGCCTATTTCCGACCCTGCCGACTGTGATAAGGGTTGCTACATTGGTGCCATCAATACCAGTGATAGCTATCGGATTGGTCTGTTCTATTACGAAATAGGTCATAGCAATGTGGCTCGTAAAAAGGTAGGCCTGCGCAATCTTGTGCGTACTTTCATCAATTCCAAGTGGGGGCAATTTGATGCCGCCCTTGCTGTCTTCTCCGATGGCAAGCACTGGCGCTTGTCTTTAATCAGCGATATTAAAGGCGAAGCTACAGCAGTCAAGCGCTATACCTTTGTCTTCGGTGAGAAGGACAACCTGTACCGTACTGCTATCGAGCGATTTGCACTCATCCGTTCAGAAGGACCATCTTTTGAGGTATTGAAAAAAGCATTCTCTGTTGAAGCACTCACCGAGGAGTTCTTTGGCTTGTACAAAGAGCACTATGAGCGTTTTTGTGACTTCATTTATCAGAATGCAGATGATAGACGTTATTTCGGTCCTGAGTTTGCTCAGTGGAATAGCAATGAGGACAGCCAAAAGTACATCCGCGACTACGTAAAGAATTTGATGGGACGCATTGTGTTCCTACAGTTCCTTCAAAAGAAGGGCTGGATGGGTGTGCCTACCGATAGAAATGATTGGGCAGGCGGTGACCCTTACTTCATGCAGCATCTTTACGACTATGCCACCGAAGCGCAGAAGGAAGACTTCTTGGATCAAGTACTCGAACCCTTGTTCTTTAATTGCCTCAATGTGCTCCGCCCTAATGATGTATTCGACACCAACGTCAATGGTATCGGCACTGTCAAGGTACCCTATCTAAATGGTGAACTCTTTGAACAAAAGGAGGAGGATAAGGCGCAGTCAAAGTTCCCCAAAAAGTACTTCCACGACCTGCTGAACCTCTTCTTGCAGTACAACTTCACCATCGACGAAAACGACCCCAATGATGCGGAAATCGGCGTTGACCCTGAAATGTTGGGCAAGATTTTCGAGAACCTTTTGGAGGACAACAAAGATAAGGGCGCATTCTATACGCCCAAGGAGATTGTGCGCTATATGTGCAAGGAGAGCTTGATCTCTTATCTTTGCTCGAATAATGGCGTGGAGCATGCCGACTCCATTAAGACGTTGGTCAACAACCACCAGCTGACGGACAAACTTCAAGAGGATGTCCAGACCTGCGAGTGCCTGAACAAGCATTTGCGCAACGTGAAGGTGTGTGACCCTGCCATCGGTTCGGGCGCCTTCCCTATGGGCTTGATGAATGAAATATTTGCTTGTCGCAGTGTGCTGCATGAGAATATTGAGGAAACCGACGAAGAAACGAGTGGTCAAATCAAGCGTGAGATTATTCAGAATAATATCTACGGTGTGGATATTGAGCAAGGTGCTGTAGATATTGCTCGCCTGCGCTTCTGGTTGGCACTTGTGGTGGACTCTGTAAAGCCGGAACCGCTGCCTAACTTGGACTATAAGATTATGCAGGGTAACTCGTTGGTTGAGAGCTACAAGGGGTTAGACCTTTCCAATCTACTTCATAACAATTCTTTATTTGTTGCACCCAAAGCGGAAGAGCTTGGCAAGTATATGAAGAGGTATTTCCGAGCCACTGACAACGAGGAAAAACGTCAACTTCGTGAAAATATAGACTTTGCCGTAAAGCAGTGCATTGATGCGGCTGGTATTAAGGATACTGTAGAGCTTCCTAATACTGATTTCTTCTTGTGGCATACCTATTTTCATGATGTGTTTAAGGAGGGAGGCTTTGATATAGTTATCGGGAATCCGCCGTATCTACGCATACAGGGTATCCGAAAGAGTGATTCTGCTTTTGCTGACCTTCTAGGTCAAACCTTTACGTCTGCAACTGGTTCCTTTGATCTTTATGTTTGTTTTGCAGAACAGGCTCTTAATATGATTCAACAAAAAGGAGTGGTCAATTTCATTATGCCTGTAAAATGGACCAATGCAGCCTTTGGCAAAGGCTTGCGTAAAGTGGTTGCATCACGCAAGGCTATGTCGCGCATTATTAACTTCTCTGAATATCAAGTATTCAATGCTTCCACCTATACAGGATTACAATGGTTTATTCCCGAGAGTGAGCACTTGGATTACAACGAGCTGAAATCAGACCTCAAGACTAATGATGAACTGAACACGTATCTGCAAGGGTTAAATGATTTCGGACAAATAGACGCATCAAGTCTAACATCCGATGCATGGGTGCTTACACAAGGTGCTATAACGGCTGTACTTCAAAAGCTAAATGAACAACCAAGGCGAGTGAGCGATGTGTTTTCAAAGATATTCCAAGGTCTTGCAACTAGCAAGGATCCCGTCTATTTCCTTAATCATTGTCGAGAAGAGAATGATATCGTTTATGGATGGTCTGCTGAACTAGACAAGGAGGTAGCTGTGGAGAAAGGCATAGTACGTCCTTTGCTAAAAGGCGATGATGTACATCGCTATGATGATATTAAGACGGAGAGAGTGGTGATTTTTCCGTATGAAAGGAAGCCAGATTCTAAGGTCGTTTTAATGAAAGAAGACTATTTATCTCAAGACTTCCCTAAGGCATACTCTTACTTAAAAGAATGCGAAGATGTTCTTAAAGCTAGAGAGCACGGTAGATTCGATATCAAAGGAGAATGGTTCCAATTTGGAAGGAAACAAGGTATGGATGCAGCAGATAATGAGAAGTTAGTAGCACCTGATATATCAATGGGTGGTAATTTTGCATATGATGTAAATGGACAATTCTATCAAACAACCACCATTTATGGATACCTCAGAAAAGAAGGTGTCAAAGATAGCTACAAATTTTTGTTGGCTTTGCTCAATTCAACACTCTGTTGGCGTTTTTTGGTAAACACTGGTACGGTATTGGCTAATGGATATTTCAGATATAAACCTGACTATATCAAGCCTTTCCCTATTCCTGCTTACGAGGCAGTGCAAAATATTGAGAGTAGAATCACAACGCTCGTAGACAACATCCTATACTCCAAGCGTCTCGACCCCTCTGCCGACACTACTGCCGACGAGCAAGAAATCGACCGCTTGGTATATCATCTTTACGGTCTCACCTACGATGAAGTGAAGATAGTAGATCCCGAAACTCCGATAACAGAAGAAGAATACACTAAGGAGGCCTAA
- a CDS encoding helicase-related protein, producing the protein MPNFDRFLAVVGFFRSSGYFKLRKELEGGDGKDVEEIKILVGINIDDIFRRHNKALLFLSDEEKAKSIYEQDFVEDIKNARYTPEVEEGIMTMIQDIADGRLQMRIHASKNLHAKFYLCLPNNHNENTDGWVIMGSSNISDSGLGLTQPPRYELNVSMKDFEDVDFCHEEFKRLWEEGVPLTLDDIDAFKKKTYLGYQPTPYELFIKVLIDAFGDQVEDDFTIQLPDGVKDLKYQKDAVIQGYQMLLDHNGCFLADVVGLGKTMIATMIAKRYIEANGRNTSILVVYPPALEDNWKSTFKLFGIKKHAQFITNGSLNKILEGKDQYKDKEEFDLIIVDEAHGFRSDSANKYDELQKICKSPCCNPGLLRSTQKRVMLLSATPLNNRPEDLLNQLLLFQNSQTCTIDGVPNLKAFFTPIITDYKKLMKERETRNVTDDVDKLYDNIRKKVIDKVTVRRTRNNILNDPDYCNDIQEQGIVFPNIFPPVPLEYKMDEDTSKRFFETLATLSDEENPEHLEYARYRAIEFLKPELRGQFGNAVHVAQTLAAIYRVHMVKRLESSFYAFKKSLATLLRITQDMIKMFEEDKVVIAPKLNVKDLMMKDVELDEIIEFAISKGYNESEFLFKADDFDPSFREMLENDVKLLKVLNEDWAKENEDPKFDEFKAHLMPDFLDKDKNPEEKLVIFSESVDTLTYLYGRLTEELGRNDVLMVTAKNRNDMKERIKHNFDANDSTDSREYNIIITSDVLAEGVNLHRSNVIINYDSPWNATRLMQRIGRVNRIGSKAENIYNYMFYPSKQGDHEIQLYANALVKLQGFHSAFGEDAQIYSKEEIVRQFEIFDSKVKDSVDKKIALLREVRELYNSDRKLYHKIKALPMKSRVLRDNKKRAGQTIVFVSSNVKTEFYLAEENDVHIIDFLDAVDYLRAKPEEKALPFTNEEAHYKNVNKALEKYVRDFVEVADTNTVVRTDLDKVSLEANNFLRTVKQISQDATLKKHCDTLMAFVTAGVYQKLPRYIRELAREYKNDRAKMKQDEFVLQSKLDTLVSEYNTQDKYKEGNQVAIGDPQIIISESFI; encoded by the coding sequence ATGCCTAACTTCGACCGATTCCTGGCTGTAGTAGGCTTCTTCCGCTCGTCTGGCTACTTCAAGCTCCGCAAGGAATTAGAAGGTGGCGATGGTAAGGATGTGGAAGAAATCAAGATATTAGTGGGTATCAACATCGATGATATATTCCGCAGGCACAACAAGGCTCTGCTCTTCCTCTCCGACGAGGAGAAAGCCAAGAGTATCTATGAGCAAGACTTTGTGGAGGATATTAAGAATGCTCGTTACACCCCCGAAGTGGAAGAAGGTATCATGACCATGATTCAAGACATAGCTGATGGTCGCCTGCAAATGCGCATTCATGCTTCAAAGAATTTACATGCCAAGTTCTATCTATGCCTACCCAATAACCATAATGAGAATACGGATGGTTGGGTTATCATGGGTTCGTCAAATATCTCTGATTCAGGTCTGGGCTTGACACAACCGCCAAGATATGAGCTGAACGTATCCATGAAGGACTTTGAAGATGTTGACTTTTGCCATGAGGAGTTCAAAAGATTATGGGAAGAAGGTGTGCCATTGACGCTTGATGATATTGATGCCTTCAAAAAGAAAACCTATTTGGGCTATCAGCCAACTCCCTACGAACTGTTCATCAAAGTACTCATCGATGCCTTTGGCGATCAGGTCGAAGATGATTTCACGATTCAACTCCCTGATGGTGTCAAAGATTTGAAGTACCAAAAGGACGCTGTAATACAGGGGTATCAGATGCTTCTCGACCACAACGGATGCTTCCTTGCCGACGTCGTTGGTCTTGGTAAGACAATGATTGCTACTATGATAGCTAAGCGCTACATAGAAGCCAATGGTCGTAATACCAGCATTTTGGTTGTATATCCTCCTGCTCTGGAAGATAACTGGAAGAGCACGTTTAAGTTGTTTGGTATCAAGAAGCACGCCCAATTCATCACCAATGGTAGCTTAAATAAAATCCTTGAGGGGAAAGACCAGTATAAGGATAAGGAAGAATTTGACCTTATTATCGTGGACGAAGCGCACGGCTTCCGTAGCGATAGCGCCAACAAATATGACGAACTACAGAAAATCTGCAAGTCGCCTTGCTGTAACCCAGGCTTGCTGCGCAGCACTCAGAAACGAGTGATGCTGCTTTCTGCTACCCCTTTGAACAATCGTCCTGAGGACTTGCTCAATCAGCTCCTGCTGTTTCAGAATAGCCAAACTTGCACGATTGATGGTGTGCCCAACTTGAAGGCATTCTTCACTCCCATTATCACGGACTACAAGAAGCTGATGAAGGAGCGTGAGACACGCAATGTGACGGATGATGTGGATAAACTCTATGACAATATTCGTAAGAAGGTGATTGATAAGGTAACTGTACGTCGTACACGTAACAACATCCTGAACGACCCTGATTATTGCAACGATATTCAGGAACAGGGCATTGTATTCCCTAACATTTTTCCTCCCGTACCTTTGGAATACAAGATGGATGAAGACACCAGCAAACGTTTCTTTGAAACACTGGCTACGCTTTCGGACGAAGAAAACCCTGAGCACCTTGAATACGCTCGTTATCGTGCCATTGAGTTCTTGAAGCCCGAACTTCGAGGCCAATTTGGTAATGCGGTTCATGTAGCCCAGACATTGGCAGCCATCTATCGTGTTCACATGGTGAAACGACTGGAAAGCTCTTTCTATGCCTTCAAGAAATCATTGGCCACACTGCTGCGCATCACGCAGGATATGATCAAGATGTTCGAGGAAGACAAGGTCGTCATTGCCCCTAAACTCAACGTCAAAGACTTGATGATGAAGGATGTGGAACTGGACGAAATTATTGAATTTGCTATTAGTAAGGGATATAATGAAAGTGAGTTCCTCTTCAAAGCAGATGATTTCGACCCCTCATTCCGAGAAATGCTTGAGAATGATGTCAAACTCCTGAAGGTGTTGAATGAAGACTGGGCAAAAGAAAACGAAGACCCTAAGTTCGACGAGTTTAAAGCACATCTGATGCCAGACTTTTTGGATAAAGATAAAAACCCTGAAGAGAAACTGGTCATCTTCTCTGAAAGTGTAGATACCCTGACCTATCTTTACGGTCGATTGACCGAAGAGCTGGGGCGCAATGACGTACTGATGGTAACGGCTAAGAACCGTAACGACATGAAGGAGCGCATCAAACATAACTTTGATGCCAACGACAGCACAGATAGTCGTGAATACAATATCATCATCACGTCGGATGTATTGGCCGAAGGAGTCAACTTGCACCGTTCCAATGTTATCATCAACTACGATTCACCTTGGAATGCCACCAGACTGATGCAGCGTATTGGCCGTGTGAACCGTATCGGATCGAAAGCAGAGAACATCTACAACTACATGTTCTACCCGTCAAAACAGGGTGACCATGAGATTCAGCTATATGCCAATGCTTTGGTGAAGCTGCAAGGTTTCCATTCTGCCTTTGGCGAAGATGCTCAGATTTATTCTAAGGAAGAAATCGTTAGGCAGTTTGAAATCTTTGACAGCAAGGTAAAAGACTCAGTAGATAAGAAGATTGCCCTGCTGCGTGAGGTGCGTGAACTGTATAATAGCGACCGAAAACTCTACCACAAGATTAAGGCACTTCCCATGAAGAGCCGTGTACTTCGAGACAACAAGAAACGTGCAGGCCAGACCATTGTCTTTGTGTCATCCAACGTCAAGACTGAGTTCTATCTTGCAGAAGAAAACGACGTGCATATCATCGACTTCTTGGATGCCGTGGATTATCTCAGGGCCAAACCCGAAGAGAAGGCATTGCCCTTCACGAACGAAGAAGCACATTATAAGAATGTCAATAAGGCTTTGGAGAAGTATGTGCGCGATTTTGTGGAGGTGGCAGACACCAATACAGTTGTTCGCACCGACCTTGACAAGGTCTCGTTGGAAGCCAATAACTTCCTGCGCACTGTGAAGCAGATTTCTCAGGATGCTACTCTCAAGAAGCATTGCGATACACTCATGGCTTTTGTAACAGCCGGTGTCTATCAGAAGTTACCGAGATACATCCGTGAATTGGCACGTGAGTATAAAAACGATAGGGCGAAAATGAAGCAAGACGAATTTGTTTTGCAATCAAAACTCGATACTTTGGTGTCTGAGTATAACACGCAAGACAAGTACAAAGAAGGCAACCAAGTGGCCATCGGTGACCCTCAAATTATTATTTCTGAATCTTTTATCTGA
- the nspC gene encoding carboxynorspermidine decarboxylase — translation MLRMQPHKMTTPYYLLEESLLRRNLELIRSVAERSGVEIILAFKAYALWRTFPIFKEYIHASTASSPWEARLGYEEMGAPVHAYTPAYSEDNIADFVRYSSHITLNSPTQWQRFGPASPYAAEHISYGLRLNLAYSPVKTEIYNPAMPGTRFGVSAETLRQMEQEGALTGLEGVHLHVLCEGDDKQLELVLERLEERFGFILDKVQWLNLGGGHLMTHREYDTEHLVALLRAFRERHPNLRIIMEPGSAFAWQTGDLYAQVVDIVTNDGIKTAIMNVSFACHMPDCLEMPYHPVVEGATQCDTPEPGTHSYRLGGNSCLSGDYMGYWTFDHPLEIGETLVLKDMLHYTTVKTNMFNGVQHPAIALRHLDGSVETLRSFDYSDYKSRMD, via the coding sequence ATGCTCCGTATGCAACCCCACAAGATGACCACACCCTACTACCTCCTAGAGGAGTCTCTCCTGAGACGTAACCTCGAGCTGATACGATCCGTAGCAGAGCGGTCGGGCGTGGAGATTATCTTAGCCTTCAAGGCGTACGCCCTCTGGCGTACCTTCCCTATATTTAAGGAGTACATTCACGCTAGCACGGCTAGCTCGCCGTGGGAGGCTCGCCTAGGCTACGAGGAGATGGGAGCACCCGTGCATGCCTACACTCCAGCTTACAGCGAGGACAACATAGCGGACTTCGTACGCTACAGTAGCCATATCACGCTCAATTCGCCCACCCAGTGGCAGCGCTTCGGGCCCGCATCGCCTTACGCAGCCGAGCATATCTCTTACGGTCTGCGGCTAAACTTAGCCTACTCGCCTGTCAAGACGGAGATCTACAACCCCGCCATGCCAGGGACACGCTTCGGCGTGAGTGCCGAGACGCTTCGACAGATGGAGCAAGAGGGTGCTTTGACAGGACTAGAGGGGGTGCATCTACATGTCCTTTGCGAAGGTGATGACAAGCAGCTGGAGTTAGTTCTGGAGCGTCTCGAGGAGCGCTTTGGCTTTATCCTAGACAAGGTGCAGTGGCTCAACCTCGGGGGCGGACACTTGATGACGCATCGGGAGTACGATACGGAGCATCTGGTGGCGCTGCTACGAGCTTTCCGAGAGCGGCACCCGAACCTGAGAATTATTATGGAGCCTGGCAGTGCTTTCGCTTGGCAGACGGGCGACCTCTACGCTCAGGTGGTGGACATTGTCACCAACGATGGCATCAAGACGGCTATTATGAACGTCTCCTTCGCCTGCCACATGCCTGACTGTCTTGAGATGCCTTATCACCCAGTCGTGGAGGGGGCGACACAGTGCGACACACCCGAGCCTGGCACGCACAGCTACCGCCTAGGAGGCAATAGCTGTCTGAGCGGCGACTATATGGGCTACTGGACCTTCGACCATCCGCTGGAGATTGGCGAGACGCTCGTCCTCAAGGATATGCTACACTACACGACGGTCAAGACGAACATGTTCAACGGGGTACAGCATCCCGCCATTGCGCTGCGTCATCTCGACGGCTCCGTGGAGACGCTCCGTAGCTTTGACTATTCGGACTACAAGTCTCGCATGGACTAA
- the ftsY gene encoding signal recognition particle-docking protein FtsY — protein MGLFGLFSKKKKETLDTGLEKSKTSMVDKLTRAVAGKSKVDDEILDDLEDILVTSDVGVDTTLKIIKRIEERVARDKYVGTSELKSILRDEVAALLAENGTTDGESFTLPADAHPYVIMVVGVNGVGKTTTIGKLAYQFKQQGKRIVLGAADTFRAAAIEQLEIWGERVGVPVIKQQMGSDPASVAFDTLQSAVAQDADVVIIDTAGRLHNQVSLMNELSKIKRVMAKVVPDAPHEVLLVLDGSTGQNAFEQAKQFTAATDVSALAITKLDGTAKGGVVIGISDQFKVPVKYIGLGEKIEDLQVFRKREFVDSIFGDEL, from the coding sequence ATGGGACTATTCGGACTATTCTCAAAGAAGAAAAAAGAGACACTCGACACAGGTCTGGAAAAGAGCAAGACCTCAATGGTAGACAAGCTGACTCGTGCCGTAGCTGGCAAGAGCAAGGTCGATGATGAGATCCTCGACGACCTAGAGGACATCCTCGTGACGAGTGATGTGGGCGTGGACACGACGCTCAAGATCATCAAGCGCATCGAAGAGCGTGTGGCTCGAGACAAATATGTCGGCACGAGCGAGCTCAAAAGCATCCTGCGTGACGAAGTAGCTGCGCTCCTTGCGGAGAATGGCACGACCGATGGGGAGAGCTTCACACTCCCCGCAGATGCGCATCCCTACGTCATCATGGTCGTTGGTGTCAACGGTGTGGGCAAGACAACCACCATCGGCAAGCTCGCCTATCAGTTCAAGCAGCAGGGCAAGCGCATCGTACTAGGCGCTGCAGACACCTTCCGTGCGGCCGCCATCGAGCAGCTAGAGATATGGGGAGAGCGTGTCGGCGTGCCTGTCATCAAGCAGCAGATGGGCTCGGATCCCGCTTCGGTAGCCTTCGACACGCTACAGTCAGCTGTGGCGCAGGACGCTGACGTAGTCATCATCGACACGGCTGGTCGTCTACACAACCAGGTGAGCCTGATGAACGAGCTCTCTAAGATCAAGCGTGTCATGGCGAAGGTAGTCCCCGATGCGCCTCACGAAGTACTCCTCGTCCTCGATGGCTCTACGGGTCAGAATGCCTTCGAGCAGGCGAAGCAGTTTACCGCAGCAACCGATGTCTCTGCCCTAGCCATCACGAAGCTCGATGGCACGGCAAAGGGCGGTGTCGTCATCGGTATCTCCGACCAGTTTAAGGTACCTGTCAAGTATATCGGACTCGGCGAAAAGATTGAGGACCTGCAGGTCTTTCGCAAGCGTGAGTTCGTCGACTCCATCTTTGGAGATGAGCTTTAG
- the rimO gene encoding 30S ribosomal protein S12 methylthiotransferase RimO encodes MIANQIDVISLGCSKNLVDSDALMHRLAQYGYTLRHDPEELTGEIAVVNTCGFIQAAQEESINLILSLIEAKKEGRIRAVYVMGCLGERFREELTAELPEVDKIYGKYDWKQLITDLGPALSADGATTLSYRTPPPSVTPRHYSYIKISEGCDRTCSYCAIPLITGPHHSRPMEEIVREVEGRVATGCREFQIIAQDSTYYGVDLYQKQAIAPLLDRLAQVKGVHWLRLHYAYPNHFPLALLDVMAQHDNICKYLDLALQHSSNHMLQLMRRQITREETVALLERIREQVPGIALRTTMMVGHPGETDEDFADLLDFVSQMRFERLGAFQYSHEEGTYAYKHYQDDVPPEVKQERYDALMSLQANISASVNSRRIGTTLEVVVDREEEDYYVGRTQYDSPEVDGEVILSRDRPLRVGSFYRAEITGVEEYDLIATTSPEHLIL; translated from the coding sequence ATGATTGCCAACCAAATAGATGTCATCAGTCTAGGTTGCTCTAAGAACCTCGTCGACTCCGATGCACTCATGCATCGGCTCGCTCAGTACGGCTACACGCTACGTCACGACCCCGAGGAGCTGACCGGTGAGATAGCCGTTGTCAACACCTGTGGTTTCATACAGGCAGCTCAGGAGGAGTCGATCAACCTCATCCTCTCCCTCATTGAAGCGAAGAAAGAGGGACGCATCCGAGCTGTTTATGTGATGGGTTGCCTGGGCGAGCGCTTTCGTGAGGAACTAACCGCTGAGCTCCCCGAGGTGGACAAGATCTATGGCAAGTATGACTGGAAGCAACTCATCACCGACCTAGGGCCGGCACTCAGCGCAGACGGTGCCACGACACTATCCTACCGAACGCCTCCGCCTAGCGTCACGCCTCGACACTACAGCTACATCAAGATCTCCGAGGGGTGTGACCGCACCTGCTCTTACTGCGCCATCCCGCTCATCACCGGCCCTCATCACTCCCGTCCCATGGAGGAGATAGTCCGAGAGGTCGAGGGGCGCGTCGCCACCGGATGTCGGGAGTTTCAGATCATCGCTCAGGATAGTACTTACTATGGTGTAGACCTTTACCAAAAGCAAGCCATAGCTCCCCTACTGGACCGCCTAGCTCAGGTAAAAGGCGTTCACTGGCTCAGACTACACTACGCCTATCCAAACCACTTCCCCCTTGCGTTGCTAGATGTGATGGCACAGCATGACAACATCTGCAAGTATCTCGACCTTGCGCTCCAGCACAGCAGCAATCACATGCTTCAGCTGATGCGTCGGCAGATAACCCGTGAGGAGACCGTCGCTCTGCTAGAGCGTATCCGTGAGCAAGTGCCCGGCATCGCCCTGCGTACCACGATGATGGTTGGTCATCCAGGAGAGACAGACGAAGACTTTGCCGACCTCCTTGACTTCGTTAGCCAGATGCGCTTCGAGCGACTCGGAGCTTTCCAATACTCACACGAGGAGGGCACCTATGCCTACAAGCACTACCAAGACGATGTCCCGCCAGAGGTCAAGCAGGAGCGCTACGACGCCCTAATGTCTCTCCAAGCAAACATCTCTGCCAGCGTCAATAGTCGTAGGATAGGCACCACGCTCGAAGTTGTCGTTGACCGAGAGGAAGAGGACTACTACGTTGGCCGCACCCAGTACGACTCTCCCGAGGTAGACGGCGAAGTGATACTCAGCAGGGACCGTCCGCTCCGTGTCGGCTCCTTTTATCGAGCTGAGATCACAGGCGTTGAGGAGTACGACCTCATCGCAACCACATCCCCAGAGCATCTCATCCTATGA